The Chanos chanos chromosome 6, fChaCha1.1, whole genome shotgun sequence genome includes a region encoding these proteins:
- the clcn2c gene encoding chloride channel protein 2c isoform X1, with protein MYGRYTQELGSYAKEEAARLRDGGIRRSLSERSRTPELLEFEKGRCAKCRICTVHCQKFLISRVGEDWIFLILLGLVMALVSWVVDFCIAICLQAQKWMYGGLESNVFLQYLAWVTYPVVLISFSAGFTHIVAPQAAGSGIPEMKTILRGVVLKEYLTLKTFVAKVIGLTCALGSGLPLGKEGPFVHIASLCAALLSKFMSLFGGIYENESRNIEMLAAACAVGVGCCFAAPIGGVLFSIEVTSTFFAVRNYWRGFFAATFSAFIFRVLAVWNRDEETITALFKTRFRLDFPFDLQELPAFAVVGIASGFGGALFVYLNRLIVQFMRKQKTINKFLMKKRLLYPALVTLLVFTLTFPPGFGQFMAGTLTQKESLVALFDNRTWARQGTSEEFDYMGLQKAWKHPQLNIFVTLVIFIIMKFWMTALATTIPVPCGAFTPVFVIGAAFGRLVGESMAAWFPDGIHSDGAIYPIVPGGYAVVGAAALSGAVTHTVSTAVIVFELTGQISHILPIMIAVILANAVAQSLQPSIYDSIIRIKKLPYLPELGWGHPEKYNIRVEDIMVRDVRFITLNCTYRDLHDILLIGHLKTLALVESAESMILLGSIERSQLQALLSDQLSRQRRLDYLRERAQSERKRMSVVSTPSSEDGSQKVNHEVRFQISTEESSFSPTRSVSPKPLKPALKRPSVVERPTEIPTGPHDSGIGLKNLFCAHPDTEAMESSEVFELRKPKRVRISVVDDPDIEDDMTIREIAEWEEQQLDEIVNFNNCKIDPAPFQLVERTSLHKTHTIFSLLGLDHAYVTSIGRLIGVVSLRELRKAIEGSVTVKGVKVRPPLASFRDSGTSSSETEATELHKLWDRHSTQSLPRDSTTSDSDEKSQ; from the exons TCTGTACAGTGCACTGTCAgaagttcctgatctcacggGTCGGGGAGGACTGGATCTTCCTCATTCTGCTGGGACTGGTCATGGCACTGGTCAGCTGGGTGGTTGACTTCTGTATCGCCATCTGTCTGCAGG CTCAGAAGTGGATGTATGGTGGTCTGGAAAGTAATGTCTTCCTGCAGTATCTGGCCTGGGTCACTTACCCCGTGGTCCTCATCAGCTTCTCAGCAGGTTTCACACACATAGTGGCTCCACAGGCTgcag ggtcgGGTATTCCTGAGATGAAGACTATTCTGCGGGGTGTGGTGCTGAAAGAATACCTCACTTTGAAAACCTTTGTAGCCAAAGTCATAGGTCTGACGTGTGCCTTGGGCAGTGGATTACCTCTGGGGAAggag GGTCCGTTTGTGCACATCGCCAGTCTGTGTGCTGCACTGCTCAGCAAGTTTATGTCACTGTTCGGTGGGATTTATGAG AACGAGTCACGGAACATTGAAATGTTGGCTGCGGCCTGTGCTGTGGGTGTAGGCTGCTGCTTCGCTGCCCCCATTGGAG gtgtgtTGTTCAGTATTGAGGTAACGTCGACCTTCTTTGCGGTGAGGAACTATTGGAGAGGGTTCTTCGCTGCCACCTTCAGTGCCTTCATTTTCAGAGTCCTGGCTGTGTGGAACAGAgatgagg aGACAATCACGGCTCTATTTAAGACTCGTTTCCGGTTGGATTTTCCCTTTGACCTGCAGGAGCTGCCTGCCTTCGCTGTAGTTGG CATAGCGAGTGGTTTCGGTGGAGCACTGTTTGTGTATCTGAACAGACTGATTGTTCAGTTCATGAGGAAGCAGAAAACCATCAACAAGTTCCTCATGAAgaa gcGGCTGCTGTATCCTGCCTTGGTGACACTGCTGGTTTTCACTCTCACCTTTCCCCCAGGCTTTGGACAGTTCATGGCAGGCACG CTGACACAGAAGGAATCTCTGGTTGCGTTGTTTGACAACCGCACGTGGGCCAGGCAGGGCACCAGTGAGGAGTTTGACTACATGGGACTCCAGAAGGCCTGGAAACACCCACAACTCAACATCTTCGTCACCctcgtcatcttcatcattatgAAG ttctgGATGACTGCACTGGCCACCACTATTCCCGTGCCCTGTGGAGCTTTCACACCTGTCTTTGTCAttg gtgcgGCATTTGGCCGTTTGGTAGGAGAGAGTATGGCTGCCTGGTTCCCAGATGGTATTCATTCAGATGGCGCCATTTACCCTATAGTACCAGGAGGATACGCTGTCGTGG gtgcgGCAGCCCTGTCCGGTGCAGTGACACACACCGTGTCGACGGCGGTGATCGTGTTTGAGTTGACTGGACAGATCTCTCACATTCTGCCCATAATGATAGCAGTCATCTTGGCCAACGCCGTGGCCCAGAGTCTACAGCCCTCCATCTACGACTCCATCATCCGCATCAAAAAACTACCCTACCTGCCTGAGCTGGGCTGGGGACACCCCGA AAAGTATAATATCCGTGTGGAGGATATCATGGTCAGAGACGTGAGGTTCATCACTCTGAACTGTACATACAGAGACTTACATGACATCCTACTGATCGGTCACCTCAAAACCCTGGCTCTGGTGGAGTCTGCAG agtccaTGATTCTGCTGGGCTCTATTGAGCGTTCCCAGTTGCAGGCCCTGCTGTCGGACCAGCTGAGTCGTCAGCGGCGGTTGGACTACCTCCGTGAGCGCGCTCAGTCCGAACGCAAACGCATGTCAGTGGTCAGCACACCCAGCAGCGAGGACGGAAGTCAAAAGGTCAACCATGAGGTTCGGTTCCAG ATTTCCACAGAAGAGTCTTCATTCAGTCCCACTCGTTCAGTCTCTCCAAAACCCCTCAAACCAGCTCTAAAGAGACCCTCTGTAGTGGAGAGGCCCACTGAGATCCCTACAG GGCCTCATGACTCTGGCATCGGCCTAAAGAATCTCTTCTGTGCTCACCCTGACACTGAGGCTATGGAG AGTTCAGAGGTCTTTGAGCTCAGGAAACCCAAACGCGTGAGGATATCGGTCGTG GATGACCCAGACATAGAGGACGATATGACCATTAGAGAg attgCAGAGTGGGAGGAGCAACAGCTTGATGAGATTGTGAATTTCAACAATTGTAAGATTGACCCCGCCCCCTTCCAGCTTGTGGAGAGAACTTCACTGCACAAG ACTCATACTATCTTCTCCCTGCTGGGTCTGGACCACGCCTACGTCACCAGCATTGGTCGGCTGATTGGGGTGGTGTCCCTGAGAGAG CTACGGAAGGCCATTGAAGGTTCAGTCACGGTGAAGGGTGTTAAAGTGCGCCCCCCACTGGCCAGTTTCAGGGACAGCGGCACCAGCAGCAGTGAGACCGAGGCCACAGAACTGCACAAACTGTGGGACAGACACAGTACCCAGAGTCTGCCCCGAGACAGCACCACCTCCGACTCCGACGAAAAGTCtcagtga
- the clcn2c gene encoding chloride channel protein 2c isoform X3 gives MYGRYTQELGSYAKEEAARLRDGGIRRSLSERSRTPELLEFEKGRCAKCRICTVHCQKFLISRVGEDWIFLILLGLVMALVSWVVDFCIAICLQAQKWMYGGLESNVFLQYLAWVTYPVVLISFSAGFTHIVAPQAAGSGIPEMKTILRGVVLKEYLTLKTFVAKVIGLTCALGSGLPLGKEGPFVHIASLCAALLSKFMSLFGGIYENESRNIEMLAAACAVGVGCCFAAPIGGVLFSIEVTSTFFAVRNYWRGFFAATFSAFIFRVLAVWNRDEETITALFKTRFRLDFPFDLQELPAFAVVGIASGFGGALFVYLNRLIVQFMRKQKTINKFLMKKRLLYPALVTLLVFTLTFPPGFGQFMAGTLTQKESLVALFDNRTWARQGTSEEFDYMGLQKAWKHPQLNIFVTLVIFIIMKFWMTALATTIPVPCGAFTPVFVIGAAFGRLVGESMAAWFPDGIHSDGAIYPIVPGGYAVVGAAALSGAVTHTVSTAVIVFELTGQISHILPIMIAVILANAVAQSLQPSIYDSIIRIKKLPYLPELGWGHPEKYNIRVEDIMVRDVRFITLNCTYRDLHDILLIGHLKTLALVESAESMILLGSIERSQLQALLSDQLSRQRRLDYLRERAQSERKRMSVVSTPSSEDGSQKVNHEVRFQISTEESSFSPTRSVSPKPLKPALKRPSVVERPTEIPTGPHDSGIGLKNLFCAHPDTEAMESSEVFELRKPKRVRISVVDDPDIEDDMTIREIAEWEEQQLDEIVNFNNCKIDPAPFQLVERTSLHKLRKAIEGSVTVKGVKVRPPLASFRDSGTSSSETEATELHKLWDRHSTQSLPRDSTTSDSDEKSQ, from the exons TCTGTACAGTGCACTGTCAgaagttcctgatctcacggGTCGGGGAGGACTGGATCTTCCTCATTCTGCTGGGACTGGTCATGGCACTGGTCAGCTGGGTGGTTGACTTCTGTATCGCCATCTGTCTGCAGG CTCAGAAGTGGATGTATGGTGGTCTGGAAAGTAATGTCTTCCTGCAGTATCTGGCCTGGGTCACTTACCCCGTGGTCCTCATCAGCTTCTCAGCAGGTTTCACACACATAGTGGCTCCACAGGCTgcag ggtcgGGTATTCCTGAGATGAAGACTATTCTGCGGGGTGTGGTGCTGAAAGAATACCTCACTTTGAAAACCTTTGTAGCCAAAGTCATAGGTCTGACGTGTGCCTTGGGCAGTGGATTACCTCTGGGGAAggag GGTCCGTTTGTGCACATCGCCAGTCTGTGTGCTGCACTGCTCAGCAAGTTTATGTCACTGTTCGGTGGGATTTATGAG AACGAGTCACGGAACATTGAAATGTTGGCTGCGGCCTGTGCTGTGGGTGTAGGCTGCTGCTTCGCTGCCCCCATTGGAG gtgtgtTGTTCAGTATTGAGGTAACGTCGACCTTCTTTGCGGTGAGGAACTATTGGAGAGGGTTCTTCGCTGCCACCTTCAGTGCCTTCATTTTCAGAGTCCTGGCTGTGTGGAACAGAgatgagg aGACAATCACGGCTCTATTTAAGACTCGTTTCCGGTTGGATTTTCCCTTTGACCTGCAGGAGCTGCCTGCCTTCGCTGTAGTTGG CATAGCGAGTGGTTTCGGTGGAGCACTGTTTGTGTATCTGAACAGACTGATTGTTCAGTTCATGAGGAAGCAGAAAACCATCAACAAGTTCCTCATGAAgaa gcGGCTGCTGTATCCTGCCTTGGTGACACTGCTGGTTTTCACTCTCACCTTTCCCCCAGGCTTTGGACAGTTCATGGCAGGCACG CTGACACAGAAGGAATCTCTGGTTGCGTTGTTTGACAACCGCACGTGGGCCAGGCAGGGCACCAGTGAGGAGTTTGACTACATGGGACTCCAGAAGGCCTGGAAACACCCACAACTCAACATCTTCGTCACCctcgtcatcttcatcattatgAAG ttctgGATGACTGCACTGGCCACCACTATTCCCGTGCCCTGTGGAGCTTTCACACCTGTCTTTGTCAttg gtgcgGCATTTGGCCGTTTGGTAGGAGAGAGTATGGCTGCCTGGTTCCCAGATGGTATTCATTCAGATGGCGCCATTTACCCTATAGTACCAGGAGGATACGCTGTCGTGG gtgcgGCAGCCCTGTCCGGTGCAGTGACACACACCGTGTCGACGGCGGTGATCGTGTTTGAGTTGACTGGACAGATCTCTCACATTCTGCCCATAATGATAGCAGTCATCTTGGCCAACGCCGTGGCCCAGAGTCTACAGCCCTCCATCTACGACTCCATCATCCGCATCAAAAAACTACCCTACCTGCCTGAGCTGGGCTGGGGACACCCCGA AAAGTATAATATCCGTGTGGAGGATATCATGGTCAGAGACGTGAGGTTCATCACTCTGAACTGTACATACAGAGACTTACATGACATCCTACTGATCGGTCACCTCAAAACCCTGGCTCTGGTGGAGTCTGCAG agtccaTGATTCTGCTGGGCTCTATTGAGCGTTCCCAGTTGCAGGCCCTGCTGTCGGACCAGCTGAGTCGTCAGCGGCGGTTGGACTACCTCCGTGAGCGCGCTCAGTCCGAACGCAAACGCATGTCAGTGGTCAGCACACCCAGCAGCGAGGACGGAAGTCAAAAGGTCAACCATGAGGTTCGGTTCCAG ATTTCCACAGAAGAGTCTTCATTCAGTCCCACTCGTTCAGTCTCTCCAAAACCCCTCAAACCAGCTCTAAAGAGACCCTCTGTAGTGGAGAGGCCCACTGAGATCCCTACAG GGCCTCATGACTCTGGCATCGGCCTAAAGAATCTCTTCTGTGCTCACCCTGACACTGAGGCTATGGAG AGTTCAGAGGTCTTTGAGCTCAGGAAACCCAAACGCGTGAGGATATCGGTCGTG GATGACCCAGACATAGAGGACGATATGACCATTAGAGAg attgCAGAGTGGGAGGAGCAACAGCTTGATGAGATTGTGAATTTCAACAATTGTAAGATTGACCCCGCCCCCTTCCAGCTTGTGGAGAGAACTTCACTGCACAAG CTACGGAAGGCCATTGAAGGTTCAGTCACGGTGAAGGGTGTTAAAGTGCGCCCCCCACTGGCCAGTTTCAGGGACAGCGGCACCAGCAGCAGTGAGACCGAGGCCACAGAACTGCACAAACTGTGGGACAGACACAGTACCCAGAGTCTGCCCCGAGACAGCACCACCTCCGACTCCGACGAAAAGTCtcagtga
- the clcn2c gene encoding chloride channel protein 2c isoform X2 produces the protein MYGRYTQELGSYAKEEAARLRDGGIRRSLSERSRTPELLEFEKGRCAKCRICTVHCQKFLISRVGEDWIFLILLGLVMALVSWVVDFCIAICLQAQKWMYGGLESNVFLQYLAWVTYPVVLISFSAGFTHIVAPQAAGSGIPEMKTILRGVVLKEYLTLKTFVAKVIGLTCALGSGLPLGKEGPFVHIASLCAALLSKFMSLFGGIYENESRNIEMLAAACAVGVGCCFAAPIGGVLFSIEVTSTFFAVRNYWRGFFAATFSAFIFRVLAVWNRDEETITALFKTRFRLDFPFDLQELPAFAVVGIASGFGGALFVYLNRLIVQFMRKQKTINKFLMKKRLLYPALVTLLVFTLTFPPGFGQFMAGTLTQKESLVALFDNRTWARQGTSEEFDYMGLQKAWKHPQLNIFVTLVIFIIMKFWMTALATTIPVPCGAFTPVFVIDGIHSDGAIYPIVPGGYAVVGAAALSGAVTHTVSTAVIVFELTGQISHILPIMIAVILANAVAQSLQPSIYDSIIRIKKLPYLPELGWGHPEKYNIRVEDIMVRDVRFITLNCTYRDLHDILLIGHLKTLALVESAESMILLGSIERSQLQALLSDQLSRQRRLDYLRERAQSERKRMSVVSTPSSEDGSQKVNHEVRFQISTEESSFSPTRSVSPKPLKPALKRPSVVERPTEIPTGPHDSGIGLKNLFCAHPDTEAMESSEVFELRKPKRVRISVVDDPDIEDDMTIREIAEWEEQQLDEIVNFNNCKIDPAPFQLVERTSLHKTHTIFSLLGLDHAYVTSIGRLIGVVSLRELRKAIEGSVTVKGVKVRPPLASFRDSGTSSSETEATELHKLWDRHSTQSLPRDSTTSDSDEKSQ, from the exons TCTGTACAGTGCACTGTCAgaagttcctgatctcacggGTCGGGGAGGACTGGATCTTCCTCATTCTGCTGGGACTGGTCATGGCACTGGTCAGCTGGGTGGTTGACTTCTGTATCGCCATCTGTCTGCAGG CTCAGAAGTGGATGTATGGTGGTCTGGAAAGTAATGTCTTCCTGCAGTATCTGGCCTGGGTCACTTACCCCGTGGTCCTCATCAGCTTCTCAGCAGGTTTCACACACATAGTGGCTCCACAGGCTgcag ggtcgGGTATTCCTGAGATGAAGACTATTCTGCGGGGTGTGGTGCTGAAAGAATACCTCACTTTGAAAACCTTTGTAGCCAAAGTCATAGGTCTGACGTGTGCCTTGGGCAGTGGATTACCTCTGGGGAAggag GGTCCGTTTGTGCACATCGCCAGTCTGTGTGCTGCACTGCTCAGCAAGTTTATGTCACTGTTCGGTGGGATTTATGAG AACGAGTCACGGAACATTGAAATGTTGGCTGCGGCCTGTGCTGTGGGTGTAGGCTGCTGCTTCGCTGCCCCCATTGGAG gtgtgtTGTTCAGTATTGAGGTAACGTCGACCTTCTTTGCGGTGAGGAACTATTGGAGAGGGTTCTTCGCTGCCACCTTCAGTGCCTTCATTTTCAGAGTCCTGGCTGTGTGGAACAGAgatgagg aGACAATCACGGCTCTATTTAAGACTCGTTTCCGGTTGGATTTTCCCTTTGACCTGCAGGAGCTGCCTGCCTTCGCTGTAGTTGG CATAGCGAGTGGTTTCGGTGGAGCACTGTTTGTGTATCTGAACAGACTGATTGTTCAGTTCATGAGGAAGCAGAAAACCATCAACAAGTTCCTCATGAAgaa gcGGCTGCTGTATCCTGCCTTGGTGACACTGCTGGTTTTCACTCTCACCTTTCCCCCAGGCTTTGGACAGTTCATGGCAGGCACG CTGACACAGAAGGAATCTCTGGTTGCGTTGTTTGACAACCGCACGTGGGCCAGGCAGGGCACCAGTGAGGAGTTTGACTACATGGGACTCCAGAAGGCCTGGAAACACCCACAACTCAACATCTTCGTCACCctcgtcatcttcatcattatgAAG ttctgGATGACTGCACTGGCCACCACTATTCCCGTGCCCTGTGGAGCTTTCACACCTGTCTTTGTCAttg ATGGTATTCATTCAGATGGCGCCATTTACCCTATAGTACCAGGAGGATACGCTGTCGTGG gtgcgGCAGCCCTGTCCGGTGCAGTGACACACACCGTGTCGACGGCGGTGATCGTGTTTGAGTTGACTGGACAGATCTCTCACATTCTGCCCATAATGATAGCAGTCATCTTGGCCAACGCCGTGGCCCAGAGTCTACAGCCCTCCATCTACGACTCCATCATCCGCATCAAAAAACTACCCTACCTGCCTGAGCTGGGCTGGGGACACCCCGA AAAGTATAATATCCGTGTGGAGGATATCATGGTCAGAGACGTGAGGTTCATCACTCTGAACTGTACATACAGAGACTTACATGACATCCTACTGATCGGTCACCTCAAAACCCTGGCTCTGGTGGAGTCTGCAG agtccaTGATTCTGCTGGGCTCTATTGAGCGTTCCCAGTTGCAGGCCCTGCTGTCGGACCAGCTGAGTCGTCAGCGGCGGTTGGACTACCTCCGTGAGCGCGCTCAGTCCGAACGCAAACGCATGTCAGTGGTCAGCACACCCAGCAGCGAGGACGGAAGTCAAAAGGTCAACCATGAGGTTCGGTTCCAG ATTTCCACAGAAGAGTCTTCATTCAGTCCCACTCGTTCAGTCTCTCCAAAACCCCTCAAACCAGCTCTAAAGAGACCCTCTGTAGTGGAGAGGCCCACTGAGATCCCTACAG GGCCTCATGACTCTGGCATCGGCCTAAAGAATCTCTTCTGTGCTCACCCTGACACTGAGGCTATGGAG AGTTCAGAGGTCTTTGAGCTCAGGAAACCCAAACGCGTGAGGATATCGGTCGTG GATGACCCAGACATAGAGGACGATATGACCATTAGAGAg attgCAGAGTGGGAGGAGCAACAGCTTGATGAGATTGTGAATTTCAACAATTGTAAGATTGACCCCGCCCCCTTCCAGCTTGTGGAGAGAACTTCACTGCACAAG ACTCATACTATCTTCTCCCTGCTGGGTCTGGACCACGCCTACGTCACCAGCATTGGTCGGCTGATTGGGGTGGTGTCCCTGAGAGAG CTACGGAAGGCCATTGAAGGTTCAGTCACGGTGAAGGGTGTTAAAGTGCGCCCCCCACTGGCCAGTTTCAGGGACAGCGGCACCAGCAGCAGTGAGACCGAGGCCACAGAACTGCACAAACTGTGGGACAGACACAGTACCCAGAGTCTGCCCCGAGACAGCACCACCTCCGACTCCGACGAAAAGTCtcagtga
- the clcn2c gene encoding chloride channel protein 2c isoform X4: MYGRYTQELGSYAKEEAARLRDGGIRRSLSERSRTPELLEFEKGRCAKCRTQKWMYGGLESNVFLQYLAWVTYPVVLISFSAGFTHIVAPQAAGSGIPEMKTILRGVVLKEYLTLKTFVAKVIGLTCALGSGLPLGKEGPFVHIASLCAALLSKFMSLFGGIYENESRNIEMLAAACAVGVGCCFAAPIGGVLFSIEVTSTFFAVRNYWRGFFAATFSAFIFRVLAVWNRDEETITALFKTRFRLDFPFDLQELPAFAVVGIASGFGGALFVYLNRLIVQFMRKQKTINKFLMKKRLLYPALVTLLVFTLTFPPGFGQFMAGTLTQKESLVALFDNRTWARQGTSEEFDYMGLQKAWKHPQLNIFVTLVIFIIMKFWMTALATTIPVPCGAFTPVFVIGAAFGRLVGESMAAWFPDGIHSDGAIYPIVPGGYAVVGAAALSGAVTHTVSTAVIVFELTGQISHILPIMIAVILANAVAQSLQPSIYDSIIRIKKLPYLPELGWGHPEKYNIRVEDIMVRDVRFITLNCTYRDLHDILLIGHLKTLALVESAESMILLGSIERSQLQALLSDQLSRQRRLDYLRERAQSERKRMSVVSTPSSEDGSQKVNHEVRFQISTEESSFSPTRSVSPKPLKPALKRPSVVERPTEIPTGPHDSGIGLKNLFCAHPDTEAMESSEVFELRKPKRVRISVVDDPDIEDDMTIREIAEWEEQQLDEIVNFNNCKIDPAPFQLVERTSLHKTHTIFSLLGLDHAYVTSIGRLIGVVSLRELRKAIEGSVTVKGVKVRPPLASFRDSGTSSSETEATELHKLWDRHSTQSLPRDSTTSDSDEKSQ, encoded by the exons CTCAGAAGTGGATGTATGGTGGTCTGGAAAGTAATGTCTTCCTGCAGTATCTGGCCTGGGTCACTTACCCCGTGGTCCTCATCAGCTTCTCAGCAGGTTTCACACACATAGTGGCTCCACAGGCTgcag ggtcgGGTATTCCTGAGATGAAGACTATTCTGCGGGGTGTGGTGCTGAAAGAATACCTCACTTTGAAAACCTTTGTAGCCAAAGTCATAGGTCTGACGTGTGCCTTGGGCAGTGGATTACCTCTGGGGAAggag GGTCCGTTTGTGCACATCGCCAGTCTGTGTGCTGCACTGCTCAGCAAGTTTATGTCACTGTTCGGTGGGATTTATGAG AACGAGTCACGGAACATTGAAATGTTGGCTGCGGCCTGTGCTGTGGGTGTAGGCTGCTGCTTCGCTGCCCCCATTGGAG gtgtgtTGTTCAGTATTGAGGTAACGTCGACCTTCTTTGCGGTGAGGAACTATTGGAGAGGGTTCTTCGCTGCCACCTTCAGTGCCTTCATTTTCAGAGTCCTGGCTGTGTGGAACAGAgatgagg aGACAATCACGGCTCTATTTAAGACTCGTTTCCGGTTGGATTTTCCCTTTGACCTGCAGGAGCTGCCTGCCTTCGCTGTAGTTGG CATAGCGAGTGGTTTCGGTGGAGCACTGTTTGTGTATCTGAACAGACTGATTGTTCAGTTCATGAGGAAGCAGAAAACCATCAACAAGTTCCTCATGAAgaa gcGGCTGCTGTATCCTGCCTTGGTGACACTGCTGGTTTTCACTCTCACCTTTCCCCCAGGCTTTGGACAGTTCATGGCAGGCACG CTGACACAGAAGGAATCTCTGGTTGCGTTGTTTGACAACCGCACGTGGGCCAGGCAGGGCACCAGTGAGGAGTTTGACTACATGGGACTCCAGAAGGCCTGGAAACACCCACAACTCAACATCTTCGTCACCctcgtcatcttcatcattatgAAG ttctgGATGACTGCACTGGCCACCACTATTCCCGTGCCCTGTGGAGCTTTCACACCTGTCTTTGTCAttg gtgcgGCATTTGGCCGTTTGGTAGGAGAGAGTATGGCTGCCTGGTTCCCAGATGGTATTCATTCAGATGGCGCCATTTACCCTATAGTACCAGGAGGATACGCTGTCGTGG gtgcgGCAGCCCTGTCCGGTGCAGTGACACACACCGTGTCGACGGCGGTGATCGTGTTTGAGTTGACTGGACAGATCTCTCACATTCTGCCCATAATGATAGCAGTCATCTTGGCCAACGCCGTGGCCCAGAGTCTACAGCCCTCCATCTACGACTCCATCATCCGCATCAAAAAACTACCCTACCTGCCTGAGCTGGGCTGGGGACACCCCGA AAAGTATAATATCCGTGTGGAGGATATCATGGTCAGAGACGTGAGGTTCATCACTCTGAACTGTACATACAGAGACTTACATGACATCCTACTGATCGGTCACCTCAAAACCCTGGCTCTGGTGGAGTCTGCAG agtccaTGATTCTGCTGGGCTCTATTGAGCGTTCCCAGTTGCAGGCCCTGCTGTCGGACCAGCTGAGTCGTCAGCGGCGGTTGGACTACCTCCGTGAGCGCGCTCAGTCCGAACGCAAACGCATGTCAGTGGTCAGCACACCCAGCAGCGAGGACGGAAGTCAAAAGGTCAACCATGAGGTTCGGTTCCAG ATTTCCACAGAAGAGTCTTCATTCAGTCCCACTCGTTCAGTCTCTCCAAAACCCCTCAAACCAGCTCTAAAGAGACCCTCTGTAGTGGAGAGGCCCACTGAGATCCCTACAG GGCCTCATGACTCTGGCATCGGCCTAAAGAATCTCTTCTGTGCTCACCCTGACACTGAGGCTATGGAG AGTTCAGAGGTCTTTGAGCTCAGGAAACCCAAACGCGTGAGGATATCGGTCGTG GATGACCCAGACATAGAGGACGATATGACCATTAGAGAg attgCAGAGTGGGAGGAGCAACAGCTTGATGAGATTGTGAATTTCAACAATTGTAAGATTGACCCCGCCCCCTTCCAGCTTGTGGAGAGAACTTCACTGCACAAG ACTCATACTATCTTCTCCCTGCTGGGTCTGGACCACGCCTACGTCACCAGCATTGGTCGGCTGATTGGGGTGGTGTCCCTGAGAGAG CTACGGAAGGCCATTGAAGGTTCAGTCACGGTGAAGGGTGTTAAAGTGCGCCCCCCACTGGCCAGTTTCAGGGACAGCGGCACCAGCAGCAGTGAGACCGAGGCCACAGAACTGCACAAACTGTGGGACAGACACAGTACCCAGAGTCTGCCCCGAGACAGCACCACCTCCGACTCCGACGAAAAGTCtcagtga